CGCCGTGGTCGAGCGCCGCGACCGGCTGCGTGGGGCCGTAGGTCGCGTCGTAGAGCGCCTCCATGCGACCCGGTGCGAGCAGGTCGTCGACCAGCGTCCGCAGCCGGCGGAAGTACATCGCGCGCCACGTCGGGTCGGCCAGGATCGCCCGCATCAGCGCGCTCGTGTTGTCCCCGGGCTCGGCCGGGGTGACGAACGTGCTGTTCACGTTGCAGCAGCCGTTGCCGAGGGTGTGGTCGAGGTCCCACGGGAGGATCCGCCAGCGGCCGGTGACCGAGTCCTGGACGAGGTAGAAGTTCTTCGACGAGGAGTCGTGGTGCTCCACGATCGCGGTGACCGCCGCGTAGTTGATCATCTGCGGCAGGTCGGCGGTGGCCAGCAGGGCGTTGCGCTGCGCCGCGCCGGTGAGCCGCACGCCGGCGACGAACGCGCTGATCGGCGCGAAGTCCTCGTCGGCCGGCTCCTTCTTGGAGAACTGGACGGTGATCGGCCGCGTCGAGAACGCGCTCGTCTCGGCCTCGAAGAACTGGTCGTCGTCGTAGCCCTCGCGCTCGCGCCAGGTGCCGTCGTAGGTCTCCTGCAGGTTGTAGAGCCCCTGGAACGCGCCGTTGCGCTGGGTGCGGACCGGGAACATCGTGTGGTCCTCGAACCCGGCGCGGCGGTAGGCGTCCCACGAGAGCACCGCGCGCCCGTGCGAGCGGTCGCTCCAGTCGGCCTGCATGTCGATCTCGTCGACGGGCTCGACGAAGAGGCCGGGCAGGTCGAAGTCGTAGCCCGACGGCGTCTTGAACTTCCAGCTCACCTTCGGGTCGGTCTGCGAGGCGTGGCCCTTGATCTCCATCGAGACGTTGTCGTAGACGGTGCCCCCGTAGGCGATCGCACCGGAGCGCACGATGTCGGCGGTCGGGTTGGCGACCATCTGGTTGTAGTCGGCGGGCGCGATGAACCACTCCCACTGCGGGATCGGGCTGCTGATGCCGCTCGGCACGACCACGCCGCGGTAGACGACCGTGTCGTCGACGCGGGGCAGACGGGTCGTGGCGACGGCGTTGGTCGCCTCGAGGCGGTAGCGCAGGAGGTGGCCGGCCGCGGCGCCGGGGATGGTGGCGGTGTAGGTGTCGCCGCCGGCGGGGGTCATCGCGACCGACTGCTCGGCGGCGAAGTCGGTGCGGTAGCGCAGGGTGGCCGACGTCTGGTCGGTGATGGTCGCGGTCACGGTGACCGGCTGGCCGGGTGCGGGCGCGGTGGTGCTCGGCGTGACGCCCGAGATGCGCGGCCCGAGGCCGGAGCGGCGCACCGAGTTCGGGGCGCCGGGGGTGCGACCGGCCGCGTTGGTCGCCGAGGCCCAGTTGAGGGCGTCGTCGTTGTCGAGGGTGGCGTCGACGAGCTCGAGCGACGGGCCGGTCCCGTCGGCGGTCACCGGCCACGGGTCGGCCTCGCCGTAGGTCACCGTGTCGATGGTGGCGCCGCCGGCGTCCCGGAGGGCGATGGTCTCGCCCGAGTTGGACAGGTTGCCGCCGTAGACGGCGGCGGGCGCGGAGCCGTAGGTGGCCTGGAACTGCGCCGCGTCCTTGGCGACGACCAGGAAGCCGCCGGGCGCGATGCTGGTGCCGGCGGGCAGGGTCAGGGTGATGCCCGAGAAGGTCCAGCCCGAGAGGTCGACGGCGGTCGGGCCGGTGTTGAGCAGCTCGAGGTAGTCGTCGCCGTCGAGGTCGGAGACGGCGTGGAACATCATCTCGTTGATGACCACGTCGGTCGCGGCGGCCGTCGCCGGCGGGCTCGTGGCGATCGCGAGGCCGGCGGCGGTGGTGGCGGTCGCGGCGAGCACGGCCGCGAACCTGTGCGTGGGTGTGGTCATCCGTCTCGCCCCGTCTCGTCGCGGACCGGGGCCGCCGGTCGCGACCGGTCCTGTCGCAACGTAGGTCGCTCGCCGCCCGGCCCTCCAGCCCCGGATTGGTGAAACCCGTGCGGAGCCGGGTCAGGTCCCGGCGGGCATGCGGGGCGTGGCGACGGCGGGCCGGCGCAGCGCGGACCGGAAGGCCGCGAGGCCGAGCGTCTCGCGCCACGACCACACCAGCGCGAGGTAGGCGGCCAGCGCGACCGCGGTGAGGGACGCGTCGGCGACCAGGCCGGGGTCGCGCAGCGCCATCACCACGCCGACGGCCCCGAAGCACCCGACCGCGGCCGCGCCGACGCGCACGGCCGGGCGGGTGACCGGCCACATGTCGAGCTGTCGACGGACCTGGACCAGCGGCAGCACGTTGCGCACCACGATCGCCACCGACCACGCGACCGCCGCGCCCCGGATGCCGTCGAGCGGGATCAGCACGAGGTTGAGCCCCACGTTGACCGCGAGCGCGACGGTGCTGTTGCGCAGGCTCAGCCAGCTGCGCCCGGCCATCAGCAGCACCGCGTCGACCGGTCCGCACGCGGTCGCGAGCAGCATCGTCAGCGACAGGATGACCACGACCTCCGACGCCACCGAGTAGCCGTCGCCGAAGACGTCCATCAGGGCGGGCGCGAACGCCGCCAGCACGAGGTAGAGCGGCCAGCTCGCGATCATGCTCCACCGGGTGGCGGCCTGGAAGACGGCGTTGGCGGCGCGGTCGTCGCCGCGCGCGAAGAGGGTGCTCATCTGCGGCGACAGCGCCTGCTGCACCGACTGGACGAAGAGCTGGCCGAGCACGATGAACCGGCTCGCCGCGGTGTAGAGGGCGGCCTCGGCCGGACCGGCGAGCGCGGCCACCATGACGATGTCGGAGCGCTTCAGCGCGGTCTGCGTGACGCGGGCGATCCCGCGCGCGGCCGTGTAGGACCAGAACTCGCGGGCCACGTCGGCCCAGCCGGTCGTCGCGACCTGGCCGCGCGCGCGGCGGCGCACGAGCCGCGACAGCCAGAAGGACGAGGCCAGCAGCCCGGGGACGTAGGCGAACGACCACGCCAGCGCCAGCACCGTCGGGCTGCCGTCCGACAGCCACGCGAGCAGGACCAGCAGCGACTGCAGCCCCAGCCGTCCGATGTTCTCCACCACGACGGTCGGGCGCATCGAGCCCGCGCCCCGGGTGGCTGCCACCACGAGGTCGTGCAGGGCGGCCACCGGGAGCACGATCGCCAGCACCCGCAGCATCCCGGTCATCGTGCCGGCCTGCGCGTCGCCGACCAGCCAGGGCGCCAGCGTGGGAGCCAGGGCGTAGGTCGCGGCGCCCACGCACAGCGAGAAGCCCAGGACCGGCCCGATCGCGACCGCGAGCGTGCGGCGCACGTCGCCCGCACGACCCGAGGCCAGCTGGGTGGGCAACCAGCGCACCAGACCGGTGTCGGTGCCGAGCAGCGCCACCGACTCGAGGATGAGGAAGGCGGCGGTGGCGGCGAACAGGGTACCGGCGACCTCACGGGAGAAGCCGTTGGTGACGATGACGACGAGCGCGACGCCGAAGAGCCCGCTGAAGCCGGCGCCGATCACGCTGACCGTGCCGCGGCGGGCCAGCCGCTGCAGCTGGCCGGCGTGGCCGGCGGTCGGGTCCGTCGCGTCGGTCACCGGCGCGACCGTGCCTTCGGGTCGTCGGCGGAGGACGTGGAGCCCTCCCGGCCGGCGGTCGGGCGCGCGGGCTGGTCCTCGCGTCCGGGAGGGGCAGGGTGGCGCAGGTCGCCGCGCCCGACCACGAGTGCGACCCGCGGTGAGCCCGAGGCGGCGGCCTCGGCGACCAGCTCGTCGACCTGACGGCGCCGGCTCCGGCCGGTGGACACCACGACCAGGCCGAGGTCGGCCGCCCCGAGGTAGGCCTCGTCGTCGGCCGGGCCCGCGTCGTCACCGGTGGGCACGTGCACGACGACCACGTTGCCCTCCTCGACGAGCGGGGCGAGCACGCCGCGCAGCCGCTCGGCGCTGAGCAGCTCGCGGCTCTCGGCGCCCATCCCGCCCCCGTCGAGCACGCTGAGCAGCGGCTCGACGGTCGGGCGGAGCACGTCGCGCACGTCGAGGCGCTCGTGCAGGAGCAGCTGGGCGAGCCCGTGCTCCTCGACCGCGACCTCGCCCGCTCCCGGGCCCTGGGCCGGGCGCACCAGCACGACCCGGTGGCCGGCGCGGGT
This genomic interval from Nocardioides palaemonis contains the following:
- a CDS encoding lamin tail domain-containing protein codes for the protein MTTPTHRFAAVLAATATTAAGLAIATSPPATAAATDVVINEMMFHAVSDLDGDDYLELLNTGPTAVDLSGWTFSGITLTLPAGTSIAPGGFLVVAKDAAQFQATYGSAPAAVYGGNLSNSGETIALRDAGGATIDTVTYGEADPWPVTADGTGPSLELVDATLDNDDALNWASATNAAGRTPGAPNSVRRSGLGPRISGVTPSTTAPAPGQPVTVTATITDQTSATLRYRTDFAAEQSVAMTPAGGDTYTATIPGAAAGHLLRYRLEATNAVATTRLPRVDDTVVYRGVVVPSGISSPIPQWEWFIAPADYNQMVANPTADIVRSGAIAYGGTVYDNVSMEIKGHASQTDPKVSWKFKTPSGYDFDLPGLFVEPVDEIDMQADWSDRSHGRAVLSWDAYRRAGFEDHTMFPVRTQRNGAFQGLYNLQETYDGTWREREGYDDDQFFEAETSAFSTRPITVQFSKKEPADEDFAPISAFVAGVRLTGAAQRNALLATADLPQMINYAAVTAIVEHHDSSSKNFYLVQDSVTGRWRILPWDLDHTLGNGCCNVNSTFVTPAEPGDNTSALMRAILADPTWRAMYFRRLRTLVDDLLAPGRMEALYDATYGPTQPVAALDHGAWPYPGNPVDYATFRKRLFNDLAARRTVFATDARVPAAQAAAPAVVIDEIQHSPASGDGAEFVEVYNPGTQAVDLSGWTLAGAASATVQPGTVVPARSALTLVANDPAFRTAYGAGVFVGDRFSGALPASGTLTLTRPDGSLADTVTYGGAGWPVPTAGQSLELLDPASDNDAGASWALSTGAGTPGTPRSTGPVVTTPAAPTVGTASAGNGTATLTWTAPSDDGGSAVTGYQVRVVNGAGAQVGALRPAAAGATSLTVTGLTNGTAYRLQVAATNSAGTGAYSALSNAVTPSNAATVPGAPVIGTPAQGAAGGTLSAIARWTAPSTNGGSAITGYRVVALRMSSAAADATVLGTQTSRLLGPNVKQYDFTLAAGTYRFEVVAVNAVGTGAPSARSAAVVAR
- a CDS encoding oligosaccharide flippase family protein — its product is MTDATDPTAGHAGQLQRLARRGTVSVIGAGFSGLFGVALVVIVTNGFSREVAGTLFAATAAFLILESVALLGTDTGLVRWLPTQLASGRAGDVRRTLAVAIGPVLGFSLCVGAATYALAPTLAPWLVGDAQAGTMTGMLRVLAIVLPVAALHDLVVAATRGAGSMRPTVVVENIGRLGLQSLLVLLAWLSDGSPTVLALAWSFAYVPGLLASSFWLSRLVRRRARGQVATTGWADVAREFWSYTAARGIARVTQTALKRSDIVMVAALAGPAEAALYTAASRFIVLGQLFVQSVQQALSPQMSTLFARGDDRAANAVFQAATRWSMIASWPLYLVLAAFAPALMDVFGDGYSVASEVVVILSLTMLLATACGPVDAVLLMAGRSWLSLRNSTVALAVNVGLNLVLIPLDGIRGAAVAWSVAIVVRNVLPLVQVRRQLDMWPVTRPAVRVGAAAVGCFGAVGVVMALRDPGLVADASLTAVALAAYLALVWSWRETLGLAAFRSALRRPAVATPRMPAGT